From the Fusarium oxysporum Fo47 chromosome X, complete sequence genome, the window CAACGGCAAGACATGACCGCCAGCGGAAATGCCTCCCTCAACGCCAGGATGATGGAAGCGATCCAAGGCCACCGAGGATGATCCGAGCCTGAGCAACTGGTCCGGTTCACCGATCTTCACCAGGCGGGATTTCCCCGACAAGGAACCAAGTTGCCTCTTTGAGTAATGATTGCGGCCTCAGTGCGCGAATAACACAGGGTTCGCCGAAGCACGCAATTGACTATCTAATGGCAAATGGTTTGGTACATCCAACTTGACGTTACATAGGTAAAGTACTGAAATACCACTGCTCCCATGAGGGTTACTTTCATATCACTTCTGCGTCCTTCTTCAGCATTCACGACCGCTTCACCGTCAATCGTCACAATGGCTAGTCATGCAGTGGGCGACAATGGCATCAGTGCAGCACCCTTAGCCGCTActgttgatgccaagaatCGTGCTTCGATTACTTCTAGCCCTGCAGCTGCAAGTTTGAAAAACGACGCTATTGCTACAGTGGTCAGCAATAGAAGATGGTTCAGCTGGCATGAGCCTGGGACGTCACcagaggaaaagaagctTATTTTCAAGCTTGATTGGTTCATGCTGAGTTTTGCATGTCTGATGTTTTTTATCAAGCAGGTAAGTACTATGCTACCGGCGCTTACACTATGCTAATTCAAGCAGCTTGATCAAAACAATATTTCCAATGCTTATGTGTCAGGAATGGCGGATGAACTCGGCTTCGGTCCTGGAAACGAACTCTCCTGGATGAATACCTATTTCTCCATCGGCACAATCTTGGGTGGTCTCGTCTCCAACTTGATCATCACCGTCTTGCGTCCTCGAATCTGGCTCTCAAGCTGCCTCATAACCTGGTCCGTTTTCGTCCTGGCTCTGTTTAAGTGTAATTACGCCTATCAATTCTATGTTCTTCGGTTTTTCATTGGTGTATTTGAGTCCGCTGCTTGGCCTGGCGTTATGTATTGCTTGGGTTCCTGGTATCGCAAGAGTGAGCTAGCACGTCGAAGTGGGCTTTTTGTAATGAGCGGTGTTATCGGCCAGATGTTCTCTGGATATCTGCAAGCTGCTCTATTTACTGGCATGCATGGCAAAGGAGGGATGTCCGCTTGGCGATGGTTGTTCATTTTCGATTTCATCCTCGCTATCCCAGTTGCGGCCTATGGATTTGTGAGTACTTTTTGTTCACTTTGTCACATCTCTTTGCTGACAAGATGGTTAAGATCACTTTCCCTGATACTCCACATACCACAAGAGCCTTCTATTTTAACGAATGGGAAAGAGAAAGGTCCCGCCAGCGTATCGAAGAGGAGGGCCGCAAGCCCGTGGGAAAGATGGACTGGAGTGTTATACGTCGAATATTTGGTTCTTGGCAGGTGTATGCGTTTACGGCAGCATACTCTTTCTGGACTTTGACATGTGGAAGGTAAGATGATGCCTAACTTTCTGGCAAATTCGGCCTCTAACGGGCAGCAGTTACGTGATGCAGTACTTTGGGATCTACCTGAAAAAGACCGGTTGGTATACGGTACCTgagatcaacaacatcccAACTTGTATCGGTGCTGTCAACTTTGTGGTTATGGTATCAACAGGCTACATCGCCGATAAGCTCGGTGGGCGTGCTCTAGTCTGTGGTGTAGTAGGATGCTGGATGATTCTCAACTACTCCATCCTCACCGCGTGGGACGTTCCTCACAAGCTACGAATGGCGGCTTTCATCATGCACGGCTGCTACGGATGCTTCACACCTCTGATCGCAGGCTGGGCCAACGAGGCTTGTGGCGGCGACCAGCAGAAGCGTGCGTTTGTACTGAGCTTCATGGTTTCTGTTGGTTCTGCGGTGGTTATTCCCTTCCAGCAGATCCAGATGGCATCTGGTGAAGCTCCTGAGTTTGCAAAGACGCATGGATGGGGAAGCGCACTGGCCTGGGTTGTGGCACTGACACTGTGGACTGGTGTTGGTTTACCCTTGGTGCAGAGATGGAGGCAGAATGAGGTTGTAGTAAGTAATCGAGAGGATGAGGTGACTGAGGTCTAGGTACTCTTCTATAGTTTCATGCCTTAATATCGAAGTTCAGATAAAGAGTCCATCTTCACATCCATGGTGCGGGCCAATGGAGCATCGTCGGCAAAGACAACCTTTCTGCTACAGAATTTATTGCCGTCACCACCTTCGCTCTCGTTCCGATTTCTCAAGGCACTCGCCTGCCATCGCATCCTAGGAAGTTCGTTATCCTGGCGACTGAGACTGGCGGCATTGCAAAGCCCCCAGGCCCCAGGACTATGAACAATGTCTGAAAGGTCCATCGCCAAAGGCGCAAGTGCTGTATCGCAGACTCTTTTCGTCTTTACCATCATACTCGCGCCAAAACCGAGGATTGCGGAGAGTGTAAGAGTGGCATTCATCCCCAGCCAAATATAGAGCTTGACCTTGTGTACTGCGACGTAAACGACAGGCTCCGAAGCTTTGAAGGATATAAGTTCGGTTTCGTTCCATAATCTCCTCATTAATGCACTCCAGGATGCGTGGTAGCCCAGAGTCAGCATGCCCGTCACATAGTCATCCAGATCCGAACTGATCCAGGGTTGACTGAAGTTCTGTAGAACGGTATATTTGAGGGTCTCAGATGTAAAGTCCAGAGCCAGACTAGCCAGCCAGTCATTTTCAAGAGCCTCGTCATTTCGTCTCACAGAGCAGGTAGTGTAGGATTGCGATGTCGTGTCAGAGGTGACAACTTTACAGTCTCGTGCCGGGTACATTCCTGCTGTTATTGCTACTTCCGCAAGCATGTAGCAGTCATAGTAGCTAATTTCTTTGTATCCATTTATAATTTGAACCTGGTGCTGGGCAACGGGGGAGAGCTTTCCGAACTGCTTTGTTGTTGTGCGGCATCTATCTCTTTCGCTGATGCTAGAGTCAGGTGCAAGTGGACCATCAAAGGGCTCAACTCCTGGGAGCTGGACTGCCACCAATCTAATATCATGGAAGATAGTTGTGTTTTTAGGTGACTTTCCTTGTGGTGTCCATTTCTGATCCATGATGATAGATGTCGCACCAACTAGTCTGATCCCAACAGGCTTACCGACATCAGAGTACTCAGCATTGCCAGCATATATCGACTTGTTTGTGCTTGATGCGTCGATCCATCGGACGTCGGCGGCAAAGTAAGGGAGCGGAAGGTTGACTCGACTACCAGTCGGCATATATTCACTCGTGTTGAAGTATCTTCGTAGATGAATACGGTCTGGCCTGAACGCGTAGTAAGGTTCATTCGCTGTCATTGCTGCAGCACTAATCACCGCTGTTGCACGCGTATCGTCGTATAGAATCGCCGGCCAATCAGTATGGGGACCAATCTCTCCGATCAACGCTGGAGTCTCTCTATTGAGTAGCGTGATACCGGGTATCCACAAGAGCGAAGAAGACGCGAGTGGCGCTGCGAAACTATGAGGCCACATCAATGTGATGGCACATGTTGCCCATAGAGACCAACGCAGCGATGTCTCTGTCTCGACTGCTGGTAATATCGGGACACGTAGGCTGAGGAGGCGTTTCAGATCTTCAATAAGTAACTTCATTTGTTGATAAGAGCCTCTTATGGCGAAGAGCGTCTTATATCGAGGTTGGTTATTATTCTTTAACATGCAATTAGAAGGACGAGCCTTGAGATGTAATGTTTGCGATTACAGTGAAATGCAGAGATTAGAGACGCAAGGATGGGTAGAAAATTCAGCCACTTGCCATACTATTATTGTCGATAATGCTCAGAAGGGCCGCAATATGAAGCCAAGGTAGATCGACACTTTAGGACGCGCCCAGGTAAGGCATTCTTAAGAAGTTGGCATCGTTGATTGGTCAAGCATCTACATTTTGGAAATGCGGCTGGACAGTTTAAGACACTCTAAAGCAAGAGGGGGCAATGATTGAAGGCCTGGGCATGCAGCTGTGACATGCGCGTTGGTTATGCTTATCTTGGCGTAAGGCTGTATGGTCCCAATAACTTTTTATCTGTCTGCCTACCGCGCGCCGTATAGTTAACAGCCAGACTTGTAACCAACATTAAATTCAGGTATTAATAGATTATCGTCCTTTAGTTGCATTACCTCGCATGTGCATTCCGGCACTGGAACTCTCTAGGGCCATTTCATGTACATACGTCCATCTTCTGCTTTGGCAGTCAATATTCGAAGCATTTCTTCTAGTTGCGTTTATAACCAGAAAGCACATAATATCAATCAAAAGATCAATTCCTTATTACTTAAAATGCCTATCACTAGTCAAA encodes:
- a CDS encoding major facilitator superfamily domain-containing protein, with amino-acid sequence MASHAVGDNGISAAPLAATVDAKNRASITSSPAAASLKNDAIATVVSNRRWFSWHEPGTSPEEKKLIFKLDWFMLSFACLMFFIKQLDQNNISNAYVSGMADELGFGPGNELSWMNTYFSIGTILGGLVSNLIITVLRPRIWLSSCLITWSVFVLALFKCNYAYQFYVLRFFIGVFESAAWPGVMYCLGSWYRKSELARRSGLFVMSGVIGQMFSGYLQAALFTGMHGKGGMSAWRWLFIFDFILAIPVAAYGFMVKITFPDTPHTTRAFYFNEWERERSRQRIEEEGRKPVGKMDWSVIRRIFGSWQVYAFTAAYSFWTLTCGSYVMQYFGIYLKKTGWYTVPEINNIPTCIGAVNFVVMVSTGYIADKLGGRALVCGVVGCWMILNYSILTAWDVPHKLRMAAFIMHGCYGCFTPLIAGWANEACGGDQQKRAFVLSFMVSVGSAVVIPFQQIQMASGEAPEFAKTHGWGSALAWVVALTLWTGVGLPLVQRWRQNEVVVSNREDEVTEV